The following proteins are encoded in a genomic region of Nicotiana sylvestris chromosome 4, ASM39365v2, whole genome shotgun sequence:
- the LOC104221733 gene encoding S-type anion channel SLAH3-like isoform X2: MRTEGFLKVIPSLSKTISCLEMNGFDHVDSQLDSTRSHSLNSLAVTTTTPRGTMFPESPASRKLPSTPWRNPRINKLKDTRFDSFKTWSGRLERQISVLRGKSREREQELISRPSTETETIPVDRYFDALEGPEWDTLRASEEIILPEDRKWPFLLRFPISSFGICLGVSSQAIMWKNLATSASTNFLHMSLKANLGLWGISAALMAIISVVYALKIIFYFEAIRREYYHPIRVNFFFAPWIALLFLALGVPASVTQNLHTSLWYILMAPIFCLELKIYGQWMSGGQRRLSKVANPSNHLSIVGNFGGSLLGESMGLTEGPIFFFAVGLAHYIVMFVTLYQRLPTNETLPKELHPVFFLFVAAPSVASMAWTTIQGSFDHGSRISYFVALFLYFSLAVRINFFRGFKFSLAWWAYTFPMTGAAIATISYSLVVTNLVTKCLAIILCALSRLTLTGLLVTTIIHAFVLRDLFPNGISIAISERPIPTRKWYLGRSGSSDAKHIDQYHKYVDYSQGKGIEASLTHPNSFN, from the exons ATGAGAACAGAAGGTTTTCTGAAAGTGATTCCATCACTATCCAAAACTATAAGTTGTCTTGAAATGAATGGCTTTGATCATGTTGATAGTCAGCTTGATTCAACCCGCTCTCACTCTTTAAACTCACTAGCCGTG ACAACAACGACGCCTAGAGGTACAATGTTTCCTGAATCTCCTGCAAGTAGAAAACTTCCCAGCACTCCATGGAGGAATCCCAGAATTAATAAGCTAAAGGATACAAGGTTTGACTCTTTTAAAACATGGTCTGGTAGACTTGAGAGACAAATATCAGTTTTGCGTGGAAAGAGCCGTGAAAGAGAGCAAGAGCTTATTTCTCGACCAAGTACTGAGACAGAAACTATTCCTGTGGATCGATACTTTGATGCCTTGGAAGGGCCAGAATGGGACACCTTAAGG GCTTCTGAGGAAATTATTCTTCCAGAAGACAGAAAATGGCCATTTCTTCTTCGTTTCCCTATTTCTTCCTTTGGTATCTGTCTTGGTGTTAGCAGTCAAGCTATAATGTGGAAGAACCTGGCCACTTCTGCCTCGACAAATTTCCTGCACATGAGCTTGAAAGCAAATCTTGGGCTGTGGGGCATATCTGCGGCACTTATGGCCATTATCTCCGTCGTTTATGCTCTGAAAATTATTTTCTACTTTGAAGCTATTCGTCGCGAGTACTACCACCCAATACGTGTTAACTTTTTCTTTGCTCCCTGGATAGCACTTTTGTTCTTAGCACTTGGAGTTCCAGCATCAGTCACCCAAAACCTGCACACATCTTTATGGTACATTCTAATGGCTCCAATCTTTTGTCTAGAGCTAAAGATTTATGGGCAATGGATGTCTGGAGGACAGCGAAGACTCTCAAAGGTAGCAAATCCCTCGAATCATCTCTCAATTGTTGGGAATTTCGGGGGCTCATTGCTTGGTGAATCCATGGGTCTAACTGAAGGGCCAATTTTCTTCTTTGCTGTTGGATTGGCTCATTACATAGTTATGTTTGTAACTCTCTACCAGAGACTCCCAACAAATGAGACACTCCCAAAGGAACTTCATCCTGTCTTCTTTCTGTTTGTTGCTGCACCTAGTGTCGCTTCTATGGCATGGACAACGATACAAGGGTCTTTTGATCATGGATCTCGGATTTCTTATTTCGTTGCATTGTTCCTTTATTTTTCACTG GCTGTTCGCATTAATTTCTTCCGGGGCTTCAA GTTTTCATTGGCTTGGTGGGCCTACACTTTCCCTATGACAGGAGCTGCTATTGCCACCATCAGCTACTCACTTGTAGTTACCAACCTGGTGACAAAGTGCCTAGCCATCATACTTTGCGCTCTTTCTAGACTCACACTAACAGGACTGCTTGTGACAACCATCATTCATGCCTTTGTTCTGAGAGACCTTTTTCCCAATGGTATTTCCATTGCAATTAGTGAAAGACCAATACCAACTCGGAAATGGTATCTTGGAAGATCTGGTAGCTCAGATGCCAAACATATTGATCAATACCATAAGTATGTTGATTATTCTCAAGGCAAAGGTATTGAGGCTTCTCTCACACATCCAAACTCTTTTAACTAG
- the LOC104221733 gene encoding S-type anion channel SLAH2-like isoform X1, whose protein sequence is MRTEGFLKVIPSLSKTISCLEMNGFDHVDSQLDSTRSHSLNSLAVETKAFAEQHSDIMHSIYISPLKPHLASPKRAGLNNISETILDVTDSTGTTQNKQPMCYSQTTTTPRGTMFPESPASRKLPSTPWRNPRINKLKDTRFDSFKTWSGRLERQISVLRGKSREREQELISRPSTETETIPVDRYFDALEGPEWDTLRASEEIILPEDRKWPFLLRFPISSFGICLGVSSQAIMWKNLATSASTNFLHMSLKANLGLWGISAALMAIISVVYALKIIFYFEAIRREYYHPIRVNFFFAPWIALLFLALGVPASVTQNLHTSLWYILMAPIFCLELKIYGQWMSGGQRRLSKVANPSNHLSIVGNFGGSLLGESMGLTEGPIFFFAVGLAHYIVMFVTLYQRLPTNETLPKELHPVFFLFVAAPSVASMAWTTIQGSFDHGSRISYFVALFLYFSLAVRINFFRGFKFSLAWWAYTFPMTGAAIATISYSLVVTNLVTKCLAIILCALSRLTLTGLLVTTIIHAFVLRDLFPNGISIAISERPIPTRKWYLGRSGSSDAKHIDQYHKYVDYSQGKGIEASLTHPNSFN, encoded by the exons ATGAGAACAGAAGGTTTTCTGAAAGTGATTCCATCACTATCCAAAACTATAAGTTGTCTTGAAATGAATGGCTTTGATCATGTTGATAGTCAGCTTGATTCAACCCGCTCTCACTCTTTAAACTCACTAGCCGTG GAAACTAAAGCTTTTGCTGAACAACATAGCGACATAATGCATTCCATTTACATTAGTCCGTTAAAACCTCATTTAGCGAGTCCAAAAAGAGCTGGCCTCAATAATATCAGTGAGACTATATTAGATGTCACAGATTCTACTGGTACCACACAGAATAAGCAACCTATGTGTTATTCTCAGACAACAACGACGCCTAGAGGTACAATGTTTCCTGAATCTCCTGCAAGTAGAAAACTTCCCAGCACTCCATGGAGGAATCCCAGAATTAATAAGCTAAAGGATACAAGGTTTGACTCTTTTAAAACATGGTCTGGTAGACTTGAGAGACAAATATCAGTTTTGCGTGGAAAGAGCCGTGAAAGAGAGCAAGAGCTTATTTCTCGACCAAGTACTGAGACAGAAACTATTCCTGTGGATCGATACTTTGATGCCTTGGAAGGGCCAGAATGGGACACCTTAAGG GCTTCTGAGGAAATTATTCTTCCAGAAGACAGAAAATGGCCATTTCTTCTTCGTTTCCCTATTTCTTCCTTTGGTATCTGTCTTGGTGTTAGCAGTCAAGCTATAATGTGGAAGAACCTGGCCACTTCTGCCTCGACAAATTTCCTGCACATGAGCTTGAAAGCAAATCTTGGGCTGTGGGGCATATCTGCGGCACTTATGGCCATTATCTCCGTCGTTTATGCTCTGAAAATTATTTTCTACTTTGAAGCTATTCGTCGCGAGTACTACCACCCAATACGTGTTAACTTTTTCTTTGCTCCCTGGATAGCACTTTTGTTCTTAGCACTTGGAGTTCCAGCATCAGTCACCCAAAACCTGCACACATCTTTATGGTACATTCTAATGGCTCCAATCTTTTGTCTAGAGCTAAAGATTTATGGGCAATGGATGTCTGGAGGACAGCGAAGACTCTCAAAGGTAGCAAATCCCTCGAATCATCTCTCAATTGTTGGGAATTTCGGGGGCTCATTGCTTGGTGAATCCATGGGTCTAACTGAAGGGCCAATTTTCTTCTTTGCTGTTGGATTGGCTCATTACATAGTTATGTTTGTAACTCTCTACCAGAGACTCCCAACAAATGAGACACTCCCAAAGGAACTTCATCCTGTCTTCTTTCTGTTTGTTGCTGCACCTAGTGTCGCTTCTATGGCATGGACAACGATACAAGGGTCTTTTGATCATGGATCTCGGATTTCTTATTTCGTTGCATTGTTCCTTTATTTTTCACTG GCTGTTCGCATTAATTTCTTCCGGGGCTTCAA GTTTTCATTGGCTTGGTGGGCCTACACTTTCCCTATGACAGGAGCTGCTATTGCCACCATCAGCTACTCACTTGTAGTTACCAACCTGGTGACAAAGTGCCTAGCCATCATACTTTGCGCTCTTTCTAGACTCACACTAACAGGACTGCTTGTGACAACCATCATTCATGCCTTTGTTCTGAGAGACCTTTTTCCCAATGGTATTTCCATTGCAATTAGTGAAAGACCAATACCAACTCGGAAATGGTATCTTGGAAGATCTGGTAGCTCAGATGCCAAACATATTGATCAATACCATAAGTATGTTGATTATTCTCAAGGCAAAGGTATTGAGGCTTCTCTCACACATCCAAACTCTTTTAACTAG